AATTAGTTAATTGACAAAGATGTTACTCATTTTCTTGACTTTATAAATCCACCATTATTTGACAATCATAAAAACTTGGACAATATTTGTTCTTTCCTTCAATACTAATTACATTATACCAAATTTCATTGATATAATTAAACATTTTATACTCCAAATTTTCACAAGTCTCATTCACATAGCTTAACTAACATGAACTCAATTTTATGTTAGAGATTTCGATTCTCCCATCCCGTTTTAAAAACCAtctcaatctttttttttttttctttttgaaaaagaCATCTCTCTGTACCATTTGTTCCATTTTCTTTCGAAATAATTCACCCCCACTAAACCCTTAATCATCATGATCGTACATGCTCTTTTCCAAGAAGAGGAGATCATAAGTTTTACAATTGCTATTTCATATTCATAAAATGAACAACAATATAATCACTTCCCCAAAAGGAAAAGTCGTCATCCAAAAAGTAAATCCTCCAAACCAGTGAAGAATTCAAATGACATATCCATCAAAACTTCCCCATCTGCCACACCTTCCATTGGATGATGTTGATCTTCTTCAATGGATGCCACTGAAGTCGAATTATTAGGTGAGAGAATCATGTCCAAATTCGGGTTCTCAAGCGCCGGGAACTTCTTCCGGGTGGTCCCTGCAAGGGCGTTACGGCGAGTAGGCTCGGCATGGTTGTGCTCGGCTGTGTAGGTTACGACAAAGACTTCGGGATCGGAGAGGCTACGTTCGACTTGCTTTCGAGCAGAACATCCTTTCGAGGAGCTGCATCTATAATAGCTTCTTGGGTATGGAGAGCCTTTGATTGGTTTTTGTCCATATTTTCTCCATCCCCATGAATCTGAACATACTTTATCTGCTTTCACCTCTTTCACTACCCTATTTTGTCTACTTTTCTTGCTGAGATATCAAAATATCaacgaacaaaaaaaaaaaaaaaaatcagtctCGGATTTAAGTTTGTGGGTTAAATTTAAATAGCTTTTAATTTCATCAACCTAAGTTTCATATTTAGTTCATGAGAAGAAATAATATGACAGAAGAGATCGAATATATAAAACTTCGTACTTTGGTAGATAAGATTCCAACATTTGTTCTCTTAGTTGGGAACATACACTATGTCACCGTTAAGCTATAATTATACGTTaaataactaaatctaaaagtTTAAATCGATGGAGACCGGTTTGCGTAAAATTAATTACATCAAACTTTAACCAAATCATATACAAATCAATACtaaccaaaataaatataatattcatGTTTATAAGTTTTCATTGAGagtaaaaattaataattaatcaagcatcttttggaaaaaataccaagaaattaaacaagaaaagggggaaaataattaaatttgaattgaAGTAAATTTAAGTATATAC
This region of Cucumis melo cultivar AY chromosome 7, USDA_Cmelo_AY_1.0, whole genome shotgun sequence genomic DNA includes:
- the LOC103493141 gene encoding WRKY transcription factor 22, with protein sequence MEDWGLQAIVKGCNGIPIGSSTTAATTRLMEDTNNLYSFLRSDQEEDGGFFSSCVYNNYYNPQISSSSIFHDEFEGLFGRNSSNNSAAASISHLLRDFKEPADQKLHHKNQIIQPTKQKQSKKSRQNRVVKEVKADKVCSDSWGWRKYGQKPIKGSPYPRSYYRCSSSKGCSARKQVERSLSDPEVFVVTYTAEHNHAEPTRRNALAGTTRKKFPALENPNLDMILSPNNSTSVASIEEDQHHPMEGVADGEVLMDMSFEFFTGLEDLLFG